One window from the genome of Caldisalinibacter kiritimatiensis encodes:
- a CDS encoding nucleoside recognition domain-containing protein, with amino-acid sequence MEIRIDKKGELIIVINYIWFFLIFIGMLVAIFTGNIDVINTAVIEDTQEAVMFAIGLTGIMAVWLGLMNIAQKSGLIKSFSKILTPITNFLFPDIPKDHPAISAIVMNMVTNMFGAGNSATALGVKAMEEMNNLNTDKKRATNAMCMFLVINMSSVQLVPLTVLKIRADAGSLNPTEIIGTSLIATTVSTIVGIFSAKLLENRG; translated from the coding sequence TTGGAGATTAGAATAGATAAAAAAGGAGAATTGATAATTGTGATTAATTACATATGGTTCTTTTTAATATTTATAGGTATGCTTGTTGCTATTTTTACAGGCAATATAGATGTGATTAACACAGCTGTTATAGAGGATACCCAAGAGGCTGTAATGTTTGCCATAGGACTTACGGGGATAATGGCAGTATGGCTTGGTTTAATGAATATAGCACAAAAGTCAGGGTTAATAAAGAGCTTTAGTAAAATATTAACACCAATTACTAATTTTTTATTTCCAGACATACCTAAAGATCATCCTGCAATAAGTGCAATCGTGATGAATATGGTTACTAATATGTTTGGAGCAGGAAATTCAGCTACAGCTTTGGGAGTAAAAGCTATGGAAGAGATGAATAATCTAAACACAGATAAGAAAAGGGCTACAAATGCAATGTGTATGTTTCTTGTGATTAATATGTCGTCAGTACAGTTAGTACCTTTGACTGTTTTAAAAATTAGAGCTGATGCAGGGTCGTTAAATCCAACTGAAATAATAGGTACGTCATTGATAGCTACAACTGTTTCAACTATAGTAGGGATATTCAGTGCTAAGCTACTTGAGAATAGAGGGTGA
- a CDS encoding Fur family transcriptional regulator — MKKEDIRSYLMEKGIKPSYQRIKILEYLLEHRTHPTVDEIYKELVKEVPTLSKTTVYNTLNLFIEKNLATVITIEENETRYDADTSIHGHFKCEKCGKVYDFNVNISNLAYDGLENFQINDQHVYFKGICKDCLKNK; from the coding sequence ATGAAAAAAGAAGATATACGCAGTTATCTAATGGAAAAAGGAATCAAACCATCTTATCAAAGAATAAAAATTCTTGAATACTTACTAGAGCATAGAACTCATCCTACAGTGGATGAAATCTATAAAGAGCTTGTAAAAGAAGTACCGACATTATCTAAAACAACAGTATATAACACATTAAATCTGTTTATAGAAAAGAATTTGGCTACTGTAATAACAATAGAAGAAAATGAAACAAGATATGATGCCGATACTTCAATACATGGTCACTTTAAATGTGAAAAGTGTGGTAAGGTTTATGACTTTAATGTTAATATCTCAAATTTAGCCTATGATGGTCTTGAAAATTTTCAAATTAATGACCAGCATGTGTATTTTAAGGGTATTTGTAAAGATTGTTTAAAAAATAAATAA
- a CDS encoding peroxiredoxin has protein sequence MIERMPLIGDKFPEMEVITTHGTMTLPNDMEGKWFVLFSHPADFTPVCTTEFVAFQKRMKEFKALNCELVGLSIDQVFSHIKWVQWIGENLDVEIQFPVIADDTGKVAAKLGLIHPGKGTNTVRAVFIVDPKGTTRAILYYPQELGRNMDEIVRMVKALQVSDNEGVAMPAGWPENELIEDNVIIPPAADMKTAEERTKEYENFDWWFCYKKLDK, from the coding sequence ATGATTGAAAGAATGCCACTTATTGGAGACAAATTCCCTGAAATGGAGGTTATAACAACCCATGGTACTATGACTTTACCAAATGATATGGAGGGAAAATGGTTTGTACTATTCAGCCATCCAGCTGATTTCACTCCTGTATGTACTACTGAGTTCGTAGCTTTTCAAAAAAGAATGAAAGAGTTTAAAGCATTAAACTGTGAGCTTGTTGGATTAAGTATTGACCAAGTTTTCTCACACATTAAATGGGTTCAATGGATTGGGGAAAATTTAGATGTAGAAATTCAATTCCCAGTAATAGCAGATGATACTGGTAAAGTTGCTGCAAAATTAGGTTTAATTCACCCTGGAAAGGGAACAAATACAGTAAGAGCAGTATTTATAGTTGACCCTAAAGGTACAACTAGAGCTATCCTTTACTATCCACAAGAGCTTGGAAGAAATATGGATGAAATAGTAAGAATGGTTAAAGCACTTCAAGTTTCAGATAATGAAGGTGTAGCAATGCCTGCAGGTTGGCCTGAAAATGAATTAATCGAAGATAATGTAATAATCCCACCAGCCGCTGATATGAAAACTGCAGAAGAAAGAACAAAAGAATATGAAAACTTCGACTGGTGGTTCTGCTATAAAAAACTTGATAAATAA
- a CDS encoding MarR family transcriptional regulator, whose product MEKVLDVLKTSEEALKSKEISEIAGIDKKEIDKAIKKLKKEDKVYSPKRCYYSIR is encoded by the coding sequence ATGGAAAAAGTATTAGATGTACTCAAAACTTCAGAAGAGGCACTTAAATCTAAGGAAATATCAGAAATTGCAGGAATAGATAAAAAAGAAATTGATAAAGCTATAAAAAAATTAAAAAAAGAAGATAAGGTATATTCTCCTAAAAGATGTTATTATAGTATTAGATAA